The Eubalaena glacialis isolate mEubGla1 chromosome 3, mEubGla1.1.hap2.+ XY, whole genome shotgun sequence nucleotide sequence CAGCCAAACGCCGCCCGGCCCGCAGAGCCCGGCGCAgcgaggtggggaggaaggaagctcCCTCCGGATTTTGTTTTAAGGCTGAAAGAAAACACTTTGGAGCAGCCGCCTTCGAGGGCTTGGGGTGGGGACTAGCGGCGGGAACGCGGGGCTCCGGGCGGGGACTGCGGCACCTCGGCGACCTCCCGAACCTTGCCAGAGCTGGGCAGCGGCTACCGGAGGGAACCCTCCCGGCCCTGCCTCCGATACGGCCCCCGACCCCCGGCTGGGGCAACTCCCTTGACTTAAAAGGGGATCAAAGCCGGGGAGGCACAAGCCACCCGGGCACAACTTTTCTTCCCCTCCGCCCCTCCTcccagttgttttgtttttggttactAGCTTCTCTTGGCAGCAAAAtgttggggggtgaggggggagtGATCTGCAGGAAAAAGCCTGCTCGGCACGGGACACATCCAGGAAAACAATGTGGTCGGCAGAAGCAGGAAACGGGTTAGAGGCGAGGGTCGGAGTCGGGAAAACCGggaaggcggggggtggggggcgggggtggaggaagGCAGCCACCGCCTCTCAGGCCATCCCCAATTGGTCACCCAAGCCCAGAGATCCCAGATACCGCACCCAATCCccggctgggggttgggggaaggtcGTTGAGGGTCGCAGTCCCGACTCCTCGCACCAGGAGGTACCCGAGGAGATCCCGCTCCGACCCAGGCTCAGGAGGTGGGAGGGACTGGGACGGGAGTGCAGAGCCGGGCGTCTCGCTCCCGGACGCGCCGCAGCGGCGACCCTCCCTCCTTGGCCGCCCCTTTCCCTTTCCGCGCCGGGAGTCTCCCACTTCCCGCGCCTGGAGAAAGGGCCGCACCGAGGGAGGAACAGGGAGCAGAAGAAGCGGCGTGGTGGTTCAGACAGGCAggaagcggggaggggggtgAGAGGTGGGGTCCTGAGGCTGCACGGGAACCGGGGATAACTGGAGCTTCTGCACACGCTTGATAGGCGAGGAGAGGGCAAAGGGAGGATTACcttgggggtgagggggaagtTAGGAGACTATCGTGGGCCGCGATGTTACATGGAGTACTAGGATATTAGCAACTTTGGGGACCCAGATATAGGTCTGGGAACGGGAGTGCGTGAAGAAGAGCCATTCCGGGCGGGccgggggctggggcaggggaagagCCCCGGAAGCAGTGCGGAACACCCATCCTTCTGGGTCCAGGGCTGTAACCCGCCTGTCTGCCAGGACttggagacagaggaagagagcagCCGATGGTTACGGGTGATGCCAACGACGGTTGCCCAAAGGTGGACCAAGGCTGCCAGTGTGCagaggacttggggagggggctgggtgcGGACTGCGCGGCGGCATGTGAGCCAAGGCAGAGTCCCAGGCAGTACGGTAAAGGGCGGAGATGCAGTCCTAAAGAAGTATTTGGGCTGTACTGGGAGATTGGGAGTGGGTCAGGAGGGAGGTGGTCTGAGGGATTTCGGGCGGCAACGCTAAGGCGACGCCGAAAGCAGCATCCGCGCCCTCTCCTTCCCGCCTCTGCCCGGATTTGTTCAGTCAGGGCTCCAGCTCCGCGGCggggaagaagaaaggggagagggaaggagcctTTACCTGGCTCTGACGCGACGGGTCCCGGGCCCCCGGCTCCGCTTCCCACTCAgagctctcctcccctctcttccccgCCACCCGCGTCTACGCAGATCGGTCCCCCAGTCCCCTGAGGAGCCTCCGCCAACTCCGCAGGACCCCGCCGGGAAGCAGAGCCCACCCCCTTGCCAATCACCGCCCGCTTTCTATCGACCGATGGGGCCTGTAGCCAATAGGAATAGGTGATCCCAAGAGGCTAGGAATGAGGAGGAGGGGCTGGCGAAACTTGGAGGTGTGACTAGCACTACCGAGGCGTGGTCACAGAGTAAGCTCCTCCTCGGGTTGCCGAACCCCAAAGTAGAACTGATGGGCGGGATTAAGATAGAACCAACAGCCAAACACATACTTCTGAGAGAAGGCACGACCAATTGGACCGGGGTAGTGAGGAGGGGCGTTGCGGAGAATTTTAGCCAATACAGAGTAGAGAGCGGCGGGGACTGTAGAACGTCTTCCAATGAGAAGCGCGAAGGGCGTGCCTTGCCTCTTTCACTGGGGCGGGAGTAGGGTTCGTCCAAACCTCCCGGAGCCGACCAATGAGATCGGAGGAGGGGCCAAGCTCGGCCAACCAGCAAGCCGAATTTATCTAGGCACCGTTACTGGGGCGGGGCGTAGAGCTCCTGGCCACTAAGATCTCGTCAGGGGCAGGCTCCCGAGCCTTCCAATGCGGGACGTGGGCGAACTCTAGTTCTCCCAATCGGTGCGCAGCGCTGGCAATTCAAACTGACAGCCGGTTGGAAAGGCAGAGAGCGGAAGAGGGAGCAAAAAACGACGTGTTCAGTGGCAGAGACACCGACGCCGACGGAGCCCCCGAAGCGACCTCTGCCCCGCCCCACCAACACCACCGCGAGCTCTGGAGCGGCCGCTCGGGAAAGACTTGAGGGGACGTTGTGGGGCACGAGGGAAAGCTGAGGGGAGGGAGTCGCTAGAGGAACGACGCGAGAGCCCGCACGCTGAGGGCTGGGGACTGCCAGGAGAGAAGTGAAGCGGGCGGCCCGCGAAAGAGCAGAGCGGAGGAGGGTCGCGGGAGGATTAAGGAGCACCCGGGATTGCCCGGTGGGAAAAGCTGAGGGGATTTCTGAATcctggggagaggagaaagatTTCCAAAGAGGACACGTGGGTAGGGACGCTTAGCCAGCGATCCGAGAGAAAAATTGGAGCGCTCCGAGGGAGGGGCTTAAGGGGGAAGCTTTAGATAAAAGAGCCTGTACGGGAGACGCTAAGGGAATTGCAAAAGGAGCAGGAGCTAAAGAGTAGAGAATCCTTCAGACTGGAGAAAGGGAAAACTAGAGAAGTTCCTGAGGCACCTTGCAGCCTGCCTCCTCCCCACTTCaaactcctctcccttccccgaAAGTTAAAGAGAAAGCCAAGGCTGCTGCTTCTCCCCTGTTTCTACTCAATAAATACTACTTTTACCCTCCCAcgggaaaacagaaaagaactcATTTCCTTCTCAATTTTCGGGCTTAGAAAAGATCGAGGCCTCGCAATTCGTTTTTTAGCCTGGGAGAATCAAACTAGGGAGGGTATTGCTCTATTTTCAAAATCCCGCACCTCATCCTTCCCCGGACGCCATGTCTACGAGCAGCTGTAGTTTCAATGACCGGCGCGTGTCCATCCTGTGTTGCAAATTCTGTAAACAAGTGCTCAGCTCTAGGGGAATGAAGGCTGTTTTGCTGGCTGACACTGAAATAGACCTTTTCTCTACAGACATCCCTCCTACCAAGTAAGTCATGCTAGTGGCGGGCAACGGTAGCCTTTAACTAGATGGGAAAAGTGTATGGCTTGAACCTCTGATAACAAGGAGGTTATCATTTTGGTGTTCCAGCCACTCCCAACAGTCTGATGATCCCCCTGGAGTTTAACTAAGGGGGCAGACTGTCTGGACAAAGTCTGTGGTTTAGCCAGAGTGGTCAGTCCTGATGTAATGCTTCTAGTTCAATTATAGTCATGTGGTCCCTTCAGTTGAATCCCTGGCTACTGTGCCCTGCCCAACCATCCTCTCACTGGATCAATTCCATGACTGAGACGGTAGGTAATTCAAGCAAGATTTTCTGTACTGTTGGAGAAGAGAGGTCATTTaagtttttgatttttgttactAAGGTTTTACTCCAAAAAAACATTCCCTAGCTTTCTACCATTTTTTGCAGTTGGCATGCTGATTCAGATCCATTGTCCACCTaattcagtattctttttttataatctccctctctctctctttctgaatgAGAGAGACATATAGATTTTTATGGGATGAAACAGGACTTAGCCCTCAAATAGCACATTTCAATTCAGGTTAGCCAAATTTCAAGTACTCAATAACCATGTTTTGGATAACACAGGTCTAAACCTTGGTAGGAAGGGTCTTTGGGTTTTCATTTTTGGTCAGTGGAAAGCTATTGAAGGAGTTTTAACAAGGGAGCACCCATAAAGCTTATTTTAGATATTATGCATTGGTTTGCATACTCAAAtccttttaaattctgttttcagtCACTACCCACTTTTAGGTGTAGAGTCCTTAAGAATTTGCTTCCTATTTGGAAAAATAGCCATTTTATTTGACTCAAATACACCTTTTCTAGCTCTAAAAGGTACTTTCTCTTTCTATAGTCAACATATATGTGCCTTTACATGCTTTTCAAGATTTTGCTCTTTACTGaaactttatcattaaagtgaaagagaaattatccaAAATGCACATGGACAGCTGTTCTTTGGACACAGAGCCAGAGAAGGCACACTAATAATCAGAAtactttaaaatgaatttcatgATAATgatagaaactttttaaaaaattaaatatactcaGAGCTGTGGACTCTTCCTCCCTTGAAATCTTATCTTCATTGGGTTAACTGTAGTCATGCCTAATGGCAAAGCCAAAGGCCCTCATTTATTGCAAAGATAAATGGGTTATTATAAGTACCtctgtgcgtgtgtatgtgttacaaaaagaaaaagcactagACAATAAATCTAGAACCTACTACTGCAAAGTTTCTGTGATTTATTGTCTAGTGCCTTTTCTTTTTAGTAGCACATACAGAAACAACAGTTTTAATTATTAACCCATTCGTCTTTGCAATAGCTATGGTAAGTATAAAATAGTCATAAGGAGAGCTCAGATATGTGAATTGTTAAAGGTTAGACCAGAGTCTGGAGCACAATCAGGTCTTTCCTCTTGTCTTCTCTTCCATGTAGGGGTTATAATAGTGATGTATTAATGTGCTAAGATGTATACAAATCAATGAGCACATAAGATTTTTTGAATAGAAGGTTTGTCATATTTATAGTGAGCTCACAAATATTAACTTACCCTTACAAAATACACTATCGTTTTCTTACAGTTTCTCTTAGAATCTCTTGCAGCTCTTTGAGCCTACAAAATTCATGCTAAATCACAATCAAAAGTACATTTTGTGGCAAGGGTATGAAAAAAtggaaccctgtgcactgttgtgggaatgtaaaatggtaccacTACTATGGAAAATAGCGTggcgattcctcaaaaaaattgaaaatagaattaccatatgatccagcaataccacttttgggtatatatccaaaagaatttaaTGCAAGATctagaagaaatatttgcacacccatgttcttagcagcattattcacaataatcaaGAGGTAGAAGcagcccaaatgtctatcaacaaatgaatgactaaacaaaatgtggtacatgcaTGTAACGaaatattatccagccttaaaaGGGAATGATATCCTGCCTgtcacatgctataacatggatggaccttgaggacattatgctaagtgaaataagccagtcacaaaaagacaaatactgtattattccacttatctgtggtatctaaagtagtcagattcatagaaacagaaagtactggtggttgccaggggctgggggaagagggaaatggggagttgttatttaatgggtatagactttcagttttgcaagatgaaaaagactGTAGATTTGTTGCACAAAAAATATGAATACACGTAACACTTATGAACtgtccacttaaaaatggttaaatttgggcttccctggtggcgcagtggttaagaatccgcctgccaatgcaagagacacgggttcgagccctggtccgggaagattccacatggcgcggagcaactaagcctgtgcgccacagctactgagcctgcgctct carries:
- the FAM72A gene encoding protein FAM72A isoform X2, with protein sequence MSTSSCSFNDRRVSILCCKFCKQVLSSRGMKAVLLADTEIDLFSTDIPPTNAVDFIGRCYFTEICKCKLKDIACLKWCKLPTLGQLARGRREYR